ATGAGAAACAACCTTAATCCATTTGCATCATGAGAGATCAGATACCCGTAACTATGGAACTCACCTTACCAATAGTCTCGGGATTACCGAAGCAATCCAAATAATCATCCTACAATagcaaaaataataatcatcaataaagacACGATACTTTGAATAGAAAGAACATTTGTTAAAAGACTACCTAGCACCCCGTTGGAGAGGTAATTTAATCATACAAGAGTCAGAAAAACAGACTGCAATTGTAGAGTTCCGATCGTGGTTCCATCACATGTTTCACCGACAGAAGAAGCTAACTCAAGAACTTCCTCTAGATCCACATCACGGAGATTTTTTGAATCGAACAACAACCGTAACGGATGTCGGTCATTTCAGGGCAAGTGGATTATTTATCATGAAAAGGAGGAGCTTCAATGTTATACATACCACTTTTATAAGCAATCCCATTTAGATAAAGAAAAGTTTCCTAGAGAAAGCTGCAATCAATAGGATTTTCCTAATCTTCCCTTCCCGAAAGGAAGGAAGTAACCAATTAGGTTTATGACGAAACCTAGAAATCGATCACCGATCCAATTTGGATACCTCTACGGGATAGACTAGAAGGAATAAGCGgagaaattttatgttttaaatGGTAATCTGCCGATGCTTATTCTCTAGATACCGTCATTGCTTCTTCTCCGTTTTAACTAGAAGGTCCACAATTCGAGTCCGTATAGCATAGATACAGAGCCAATTCCAACAGACTTATTGTAGGGTTCCAGTAAGCCCACCTCAAGATGAGTGCTCTCCTCTTCTGACTTGCCCTCACGATCTACCTTTACTGAGAAGGGTGAATGGAAATTTTTAAGcatattaaaaagaaattacctGGACTTGGAAGTAAGTCCCCATCTCAACAAGAACGTGCTTTACATCAACATGCTTCTCCAAGTCCTCACCAGCCATCAGCAATGCACAGGCAACCTAAGGAATTTGGCAGGAACAAAAGGTGATTTAACAAAGAAGACTCGAGAGACAAGATGTCcccaaataagaaaaaactcAAACAGGGCAgtttaaggaaaagaaaaatctggcCATCAGGGCAACACATCAATGTTCAATGCTTGCTTAAAGTATCAGACAGAAAACATAGCCAAGGCCATAAGAAATCAACCGTAAGAAGGCTTTTTTACTCACTGGAAGATAGAATGAATAATAGGCAGTCTTGTACTGAACAATACGCCGATGGCTGCACAacacaaaaatatatacatcagaaaagaaacaacaaagcaAAGACTGCACGGATGGTGAAGGGCTGCAGAgaagaaattaaagagaaaaaagagagaagaacatGCATTTTGTAATATTAGAGAGACATTCCCGAGTAAATATCATCTTAAACCGTGTGTATCAGAGAAGGATGAGCCTACAGCATGCAGTACATAGGTTTAGTCCACTAATTATAAATCCAAAGGCATCATTGGATGTTCATCCTATCCATGAGTTCTTGATTATAGGCCAGAAAAACAGAAGCATCTTGAACAGACCCTCTATTTATCTCCAGTCAAACAATTTAAATGCTATATTAATCTTGGAAAAGAAATGCCAAATTCCCTACATTATCAGATTTTTTTCTTCCGTGAAGAAAACAGCTCCATTATCTTCTCGATGtgtttgaattattgaaaaatggTTCACTCACAGTGATAATGTGTATTTAGATAAATCCTTTTCTCCCTGGAGAGTGGTAATCAGGTCTATCATTTGGCCTGATGCTGTCTGAAACTCCACCtggttataaaaataaaaatcacagaTGAGTTTACCAAATCTCTGCTATCCAAGTATCTCATCCAACGTAACTGAAGGAGTAAAATGGTACCTCATTGAACAAATCCAGCAGATCTACGTAGTAAGGCTTCCCACGGAAGTGATTCTTAAGGATTCGAGGAATATGATTGCGCAGTAGAACCCCGTCATTTACTGCGATCAATCCAACCTACAGTAAATTTCCTAACAAGTTAACTGCATTATCTACAGCGGTAACCATAATGTTCAGTCCAGGAAATCTGTTAAGACCAACCTTGGGCAATCTAAACCAGCAAGGTTGTCCACGTCGGGTATGAGAGCTGTCCATGATGTCATCAAGAACAAGAAAGTATGCCTGAAGCTGTACATGATAATCACAGAGATATCAAATTGGAGTTTTACTAGGCAGTCAATAGACCTTGTGGACAAATCATGAATATGGTGCCTGTGCTAGGTGCTGTGAAACTGGAACAACTTGGAAGGATGTATAGAATcggaatgcaaaaaaaaaaaaaaaaattactatggCCATACCCATTCAATACACCAACCCAGAGCACTTGCGAGAAAAATTTCTTCCTCAGTCAATTCCTTCCcttcttttaacaatttgtaGCTATCAATTACAGAGAGGCCCCTGTTCAATTTACCTGAAAGAAACCAGTTACATGtcagaaaaaaatccccgtcaaCAGGATATTCTGGACACCAACACAATCCATGAAGCCAGTACTAGAAAATATTTGACCGATGATAAATATCATTGCAGTCAAACAGTGAATGATATTTGCTCACCTCCAGGCACGTTGTAGTCCAGCATCTGAAATGACAAGCACAGAAAGAAAAACTTAAGTTGGGAAAAGAAAGGCAAATAACATGATCTCAATCCAATCTTATAGAgtgaaatagaaagaaagaaattatttgcaCAAATATTTGTGGTTGGACCTTTAGTCAGCACATTATTATGagcttcttctttgaaattaaCAAGACATTCTAATAGcccgaaaaagggaaaaaaaaaaatagctatCCAGGTTCCAGATCAGAAGATAATCATACACATCCGTTTGCTTAGTTCATGACAAGGTTTGAATAGGAGGGTGCCTGGGTTGTTGCAAACTGCCAGAGAAGCAACATGGCGATGCACCtgattaaatttttaaaattggacACAATTTACCAGAATGCTTGTATCTGAATCTATTGCACCATGATGAGTGAGAAAATTCAAGTACATGAAGCTTCATCAAATACTTTCTATAAAAACCATACATGAGATTAGATCCTCTTAAATGGGTTTGAGTTGGGTGACAAAGCATGGTTACATTACCAATATGTTCCTAAGATCCCTGACTGAAAACCTATAGCAAGTTATTAGAAATGTACATATATTGCCTAATATAACACTTCATCGAGAGAGAGGAAGTTAGCAGTTTTGATTTTGGATAAGTAAAAGGTAGTGAATTAATCTACtccacaaaatcaacaaacAACACATCCTTACATTTGCACTTGCAATGAGAACATCTGCGCACAAGAGACCTTTTTCTATCCTGATATCGACACATGATCAACACGATGGCTTGTAAAATTATCCTTGTAACTTTAGATTGAAGACACAAGGAAGAAGTCAGACATACTCTTGCAGAAATGAAACGATGCCAGAAACAGCACAGCTTTAAAAAAAGGGCATAGTTTC
This sequence is a window from Rhodamnia argentea isolate NSW1041297 chromosome 3, ASM2092103v1, whole genome shotgun sequence. Protein-coding genes within it:
- the LOC115726935 gene encoding farnesyl pyrophosphate synthase 1, producing the protein MADLKAKFLQVYAVLKSELLEDPAFEFADDSLQWVDRMLDYNVPGGKLNRGLSVIDSYKLLKEGKELTEEEIFLASALGWCIEWLQAYFLVLDDIMDSSHTRRGQPCWFRLPKVGLIAVNDGVLLRNHIPRILKNHFRGKPYYVDLLDLFNEVEFQTASGQMIDLITTLQGEKDLSKYTLSLHRRIVQYKTAYYSFYLPVACALLMAGEDLEKHVDVKHVLVEMGTYFQVQDDYLDCFGNPETIGKIGTDIEDFKCSWLVVKALEICNGEQKKVLEENYGKPDPSNVAKVKALYHEINLQGVFAEYESKSYEKLTTAIEAHPSKAVQAVLKSFLGKIYKRQK